The proteins below come from a single Aegilops tauschii subsp. strangulata cultivar AL8/78 chromosome 6, Aet v6.0, whole genome shotgun sequence genomic window:
- the LOC109745682 gene encoding receptor kinase-like protein Xa21: protein MSLLCSLVAVLLVALVSAGDEAALLAFKVQLSHGGSLASWNSSSTGFCSWEGVTCNHRRPARVVELRLSGAGLTGPLSPAIGNLTFLRMLDLGVNSLYGDIPASLGRLRRLRWLYLGKNSFSGTLPANLSSCISMTEMRLDNNTLGGHIPAELGEKLKYLTVLMLRNNGFTGSIPASLANLSHLQSMRYFNLFGNNLVSPIPPGLGSFQSMRYFNVAENNLHGMLPPSLYNWSSLAVFDVGSNMLYGSIPDDIGCKLPKLERLGLGFNHFTGTIPSSISNISSLISLDLTQNKFSGYMPPTLGRLAALQYLELGNNEIEANDNKGWEFITSLANCSQLQQLALYKNSFGGQLPGSIVNLSTTLQRLNLHDNRVSGSIPADIGNLVGLELLVIANTPISGVIPESIGKLVKLIELALHNNSLSGLIPSSLGNLSQLSILSAYQGNLEGPIPASLGDLKKLVVLDLSMNYRLNGSIPREIFKLPSLSRYLDLSYNSLSGPLPNEVGSLSNLNRLALSGNRLSGKIPDSIQNCVVLESLRLYNNSFEGSIPRSLTNIKGLRILVLTMNKFSGNIPEALGSIRNLEGLYLAHNNFSGSIPLVLQNLTSLSELDISFNNLQGEVPNEGVFRNITYLAVNGNVNLCGGTPQLHLPPCSIRKNKKKMPKSLVISLVIAGAILFSLSVILLVWILCKKLKPSQKILAQNSIADDHYKRIPYHALLRGTNNFSEANLLGRGSYGVVYTCILDNEERTLAVKVFNLNQSRYSKSFQVECEAMRRIRHRCLIKIITSCSSVNHQGQDFKALVFEFMPNGSLDGWLHPKSQEPTLNNTLSLAQRLDIAVDIMDAVEYLHNYCQSLVIHCDLKPSNILLDEDMSARVGDFGISRILQENTSEGMQTSYSSTGIRGSIGYVAPEYGEGSAVSTPGDIYSLGILLLEMFTGRSPTEGTFRDSLDLHKFAEDALPDRTLEIADPTIWLHNGQQDNTTSIRIQECLLSVLRLGISCSKTRAQDRAPTRDAAAEMHAIRDAYLLFAGKRIGEHGGPRLETFELE from the exons ATGAGCTTGCTATGCTCACTTGTTGCCGTCCTGTTGGTCGCCCTTGTGAGCGCCGGCGATGAGGCCGCATTGCTTGCTTTCAAAGTGCAGCTCAGCCATGGCGGCTCGCTGGCCTCCTGGAACAGCAGCAGCACCGGCTTCTGCAGCTGGGAAGGCGTGACGTGCAACCACCGGAGGCCAGCGCGGGTGGTGGAACTAAGATTGAGCGGCGCCGGGCTCACcggaccgctctccccggcaatcGGGAACCTCACTTTCCTGCGGATGCTCGACCTGGGTGTCAACTCGCTATACGGGGACATTCCAGCAAGCCTCGGCCGCCTCCGTCGCCTGCGGTGGCTCTACTTGGGCAAGAACTCCTTCTCCGGCACATTGCCAGCGAACCTGAGCTCCTGCATCAGCATGACTGAAATGAGACTGGATAACAACACGCTTGGCGGGCACATCCCGGCTGAGCTTGGCGAGAAGCTCAAGTACCTGACAGTGCTCATGCTGAGAAACAACGGCTTCACAGGGTCCATCCCGGCGTCACTGGCCAATCTTTCCCATCTACAG AGCATGCGATATTTCAATCTCTTCGGAAACAATCTTGTGAGCCCAATCCCACCAGGGCTCGGAAGTTTCCAGAGCATGCGATATTTCAATGTCGCCGAAAACAACCTCCATGGTATGCTCCCACCTTCTCTTTACAACTGGTCGTCATTGGCAGTATTTGATGTCGGCTCGAATATGTTGTACGGAAGCATTCCGGATGATATCGGATGCAAGCTCCCCAAGTTGGAAAGGCTTGGCTTGGGTTTCAATCACTTCACAGGAACCATCCCTTCCTCAATATCCAACATATCTTCCCTCATATCACTTGACCTCACACAGAACAAATTTAGTGGGTATATGCCTCCCACATTGGGGAGGCTCGCAGCTCTCCAATATCTGGAGTTGGGTAACAATGAAATCGAAGCGAATGACAACAAGGGGTGGGAATTTATAACATCCTTGGCAAATTGCAGCCAACTGCAGCAATTGGCACTATACAAAAATTCCTTTGGAGGACAACTACCGGGTTCAATTGTGAACCTCTCAACGACTCTCCAGCGGTTAAACTTACATGACAATAGGGTCTCTGGGAGTATACCTGCAGACATCGGCAACTTGGTTGGTTTGGAATTACTTGTGATAGCAAATACTCCCATATCCGGAGTGATTCCCGAGAGCATCGGTAAGCTAGTAAAATTGATCGAGCTAGCCTTGCATAATAATAGCTTGTCTGGCCTCATACCATCATCGCTAGGGAACCTTTCGCAGTTGAGTATCCTTTCTGCATACCAAGGAAACTTGGAGGGGCCAATTCCGGCAAGCCTCGGGGACTTGAAAAAACTTGTTGTGCTCGATCTGTCAATGAACTACAGACTTAATGGTTCAATACCTAGAGAGATTTTTAAATTGCCTAGCCTTTCTAGGTACTTGGACTTGTCATATAATTCCCTTTCGGGACCCCTTCCTAATGAAGTTGGTAGTTTGTCAAATCTTAACCGACTTGCTCTATCAGGAAACCGGTTGTCTGGCAAGATACCCGACAGCATTCAGAATTGTGTAGTATTGGAATCTCTAAGATTATACAACAATTCATTTGAGGGAAGCATACCTCGGTCGCTGACAAATATAAAGGGGCTCCGTATACTGGTCCTAACCATGAATAAGTTCTCTGGTAATATTCCTGAGGCCCTTGGTAGCATTAGAAACCTGGAGGGACTGTACCTAGCACACAACAACTTCTCTGGGTCAATCCCATTAGTTCTACAGAATTTGACATCATTGTCTGAACTGGATATATCCTTCAATAATTTGCAAGGTGAGGTGCCAAATGAAGGTGTTTTCAGAAACATCACTTACTTAGCAGTTAATGGGAATGTCAATTTGTGTGGTGGTACACCTCAACTTCATTTGCCTCCATGCTCCATAAGAAAGAACAAAAAAAAGATGCCAAAGTCTCTCGTAATCTCTCTAGTAATAGCTGGAGCAATCTTGTTTTCACTTTCAGTTATTCTTCTTGTTTGGATACTTTGCAAGAAGCTCAAACCAAGCCAGAAGATATTAGCACAAAATTCAATTGCTGATGACCATTACAAGAGAATCCCCTATCATGCATTATTGAGAGGAACTAACAATTTTTCAGAAGCCAACTTGCTTGGAAGAGGAAGTTATGGTGTGGTTTATACGTGTATTTTGGACAACGAAGAAAGAACATTGGCTGTCAAGGTGTTTAATCTCAATCAATCTAGGTATTCCAAGAGTTTTCAGGTCGAGTGTGAGGCCATGAGAAGAATACGACACCGCTGTCTCATTAAGATCATTACGTCTTGTTCAAGCGTCAACCACCAAGGTCAAGATTTCAAGGCATTAGTTTTTGAGTTCATGCCCAATGGTAGCTTGGATGGTTGGCTTCATCCAAAATCACAAGAGCCCACTTTAAACAACACACTCAGCCTTGCCCAGAGACTTGATATTGCTGTCGATATTATGGATGCGGTAGAATATTTGCACAACTACTGTCAATCTTTGGTAATCCATTGTGACCTTAAGCCAAGCAACATTCTTCTTGATGAAGACATGAGCGCACGAGTTGGAGACTTTGGCATATCAAGGATCCTTCAAGAAAATACAAGTGAGGGGATGCAAACTTCATATAGCTCAACTGGAATTAGAGGTTCCATAGGCTATGTTGCTCCAG AGTACGGAGAAGGATCTGCTGTCTCAACACCCGGCGATATCTATAGTCTTGGCATATTGCTGCTTGAGATGTTTACCGGAAGGAGCCCAACGGAAGGCACTTTCAGAGATTCATTGGATCTGCATAAGTTTGCTGAGGATGCTCTTCCAGATAGAACCTTGGAGATAGCTGACCCAACAATCTGGCTACACAATGGACAACAGGATAACACTACAAGTATTAGAATCCAGGAGTGCTTGCTTTCAGTCTTGAGGCTTGGCATATCCTGCTCAAAGACACGAGCTCAAGACCGAGCACCGACAAGAGATGCAGCGGCAGAGATGCATGCAATCAGAGATGCATACCTCCTGTTTGCTGGTAAGCGTATAGGGGAGCATGGAGGGCCTCGGCTTGAGACATTTGAGCTAGAATGA